One window of the Mytilus galloprovincialis chromosome 14, xbMytGall1.hap1.1, whole genome shotgun sequence genome contains the following:
- the LOC143059146 gene encoding uncharacterized protein LOC143059146, which yields MEFQGLLSSGSYKCYWNRVFLTGPFGVGKTCLAKILVGDEAPEQRESTDGIWIYLGRAGMNIKERCWIFLEKGTILNATVQSLLRSKEMAIPGVVKSIEEVADSDDAKHREEIKNKGSVSFSLGAAKRIEEMPDRSGVKSNISTPGVHTITSRLKAFFSLPSRKQKEFKGQNVAHLKSSNDESALMHGATTDDSAGRGGDSEDILTAKDMSEDEIIKLIRSECNKGNYEMIIVPIDLWDFGGQKIYHLTHQLFISSRGTFVLIFNGSKGIHDEIPDYTDLPGCNNQQNTAVYLVHWVNSVLTYCKTSAENGGYPKIKFVATHKDQVKDDIEKQRRILEDSIDKLFENHGGKQHLQYQPLIFVDARNKEDEELDTLKKQLVEVALDHPSCGELMPTKFVPLELQLAKKVEEKKKVLSIGELNDLNQQNEKHALTPDQLQKFLKVNHALGKLIFFDEACLRDNVIIDPVFLVDVLRSIVTDEQFWPKHLIEVLGDLKESGKLLKRDLHEIWTQDCFKEISEHKEYMVEMLVHLDIICRQKDDEYESELFLVPCMIKTKREDNPHIDFDRSIHLAYRFKEEVVPPAILYRFIATFISMWKLRVSSKSSRLMIFTDSADVTIDTEHDMRIDIQGNRIIVSLSHKESQISIVPTIASTAQECLTHAITRISNFYFSVSEDSGCTRDLPFTIQIGIVCGSDLCFFDHMLRSKEEWTCPDHNRIHKTNSVSRWFADKLPTEGDRCQEDCPGLDMAWLDSNPDDRHLGRLAAEMTMEEIRKIYMHLKGKKPARSWEIINESINKEPFDIKVKALHDWKKSTVHASFQHLQQSMKKEDIDLHILCQISREFQKEFDQSKEKLLIRPSSTITKLLPDHIGIQTFQLGIELGLSVVEMQHIAMNHVTNLRGQTEEVLNTWRTLPEATYEVLVNALHRLDLSSVLSYITYEEASEEILKVGLERKVEVGLEEQIEVELEDLVEVELEEQIEIGLGEQVKERIIQDIEISQILDYMITHLVISSDDRRRIEQHAGQDDQNKALLAVVKKRGESTYTVFVDALRISGYTDLADELKRHSHEEGSNEALEPPPNEGLSGWTVPVYRVRLQKNYSNIIDCINHEKIVDHLISRDILTIADSQMINACPAQIQKNRKLMDILLHGSEKGFIEFLKALREDSVTTELADEIENTLVTSRNISTIHSCYKYT from the exons GGACTATCTTGAATGCAACAGTGCAAAGTTTACTACGAAGTAAAGAAATGGCAATTCCAGGTGTTGTAAAATCTATCGAGGAAGTGGCAGATTCTGATGATGCTAAACATAGGgaagaaatcaaaaacaaaggTTCTGTATCTTTCAGTCTAGGGGCTGCAAAACGTATAGAGGAAATGCCAGATCGCAGTGGTGTTAAGTCTAACATCAGTACTCCAGGTGTACATACGATAACGTCAAGGTTGAAAGCTTTCTTCAGTCTCCCAAGTCGAAAACAGAAAGAATTTAAAG GTCAAAATGTTGCTCATCTTAAATCTTCAAATGATGAAAGTGCTCTGATGCATGGAGCTACTACAGATGATAGTGCTGGGAGAGGGGGAGACTCGGAAGATATATTGACTGCCAAGGACATGTCAGAGGATGAAATTATTAAACTAATCCGATCTGAATGTAATAAAGGCAATTACGAAATGATAATTGTCCCCATTGATTTATGGGACTTTGGCGGTCAAAAGATATATCACTTGACACACCAACTCTTTATATCTAGCAGAGGCACTTTTGTATTAATATTCAATGGTAGTAAAGGTATCCATGACGAAATACCTGACTACACGGACTTACCTGGCTGTAATAATCAACAGAATACTGCAG TCTATCTCGTCCATTGGGTTAATTCAGTCCTTACATATTGTAAGACTTCGGCTGAAAATGGAGGATACCCAAAAATCAAATTTGTTGCAACACACAAAGATCAAGTAAAA GATGATATTGAGAAACAGAGACGAATCTTAGAAGACTCAATCGATAAACTCTTCGAAAATCATGGAGGGAAACAACATCTTCAATATCAACCACTTATTTTTGTGGATGCCAGAAACAAAGAGGACGAAGAATTAGACACATTGAAGAAGCAGTTGGTGGAAGTTGCATTAGACCATCCTAGTTGCGGAGAATTAATGCCAACCAAGTTTGTACCCCTTGAACTTCAATTAGCCAAAAAGGTAGAGGAAAAAAAGAAAGTACTATCCATTGGTGAACTGAATGACCTTAACCAGCAGAATGAAAAACATGCATTAACCCCTGATCAGCTACAAAAGTTTCTGAAGGTTAACCATGCCCTTGGAAAACTGATCTTCTTCGATGAAGCTTGCTTGAGAGATAACGTTATCATAGATCCAGTGTTTTTGGTAGACGTGCTACGTTCCATCGTTACTGATGAACAATTTTGGCCAAAACATCTCATTGAGGTACTAGGAGACCTCAAAGAAAGTGGAAAATTGCTGAAAAGGGATTTACACGAAATATGGACACAAGACTGTTTCAAGGAGATCTCAGAGCATAAAGAATATATGGTAGAAATGTTAGTACATTTGGACATAATTTGTCGACAAAAAGACGATGAATATGAATCAGAATTGTTCTTAGTTCCATGCATGATTAAAACCAAAAGAGAAGACAACCCACACATAGATTTTGACAGAAGCATACATCTGGCCTATAGGTTTAAAGAGGAAGTTGTGCCACCTGCTATCCTTTACCGGTTCATTGCGACTTTCATATCAATGTGGAAGCTTCGAGTCAGCTCTAAATCCAGTCGTCTGATGATCTTTACAGACAGTGCTGATGTTACAATTGATACTGAACACGATATGAGAATTGACATTCAGGGAAACAGAATCATAGTTTCTCTTTCTCACAAAGAAAGCCAAATTTCCATTGTACCTACAATTGCATCAACAGCTCAGGAATGCCTCACACATGCCATTACACGCATTTCCAATTTCTATTTCTCAGTTTCAGAAGATTCTGGTTGTACTAGAGATTTGCCTTTTACCATTCAAATTGGTATAGTTTGTGGGTCAGATCTTTGCTTTTTTGACCACATGTTGAGATCTAAGGAGGAATGGACATGCCCCGATCACAATAGAATACACAAGACTAATAGTGTGTCCAGATGGTTTGCAGACAAG TTACCTACGGAGGGTGACAGATGTCAAGAAGATTGTCCTG GTCTAGATATGGCATGGTTAGACAGTAATCCAGATGATAGACACTTGGGTCGTCTAGCAGCTGAAATGACAATGGAAGAAATACGAAAAATATACATGCACCTAAAGGGAAAGAAACCTGCTAGGTCTTGGGAAATTATTAACGAGTCAATCAACAAAGAGCCTTTTGATATCAAAGTCAAAGCTTTGCATGATTGGAAGAAGAGCACGGTACATGCGTCATTCCAGCACCTTCAGCAAAGTATGAAAAAGGAAGATATAGACTTACACATATTATgccag atttcaagagaatTCCAAAAAGAGTTTG aCCAATCAAAGGAGAAGTTACTCATTAGACCATCAAGTACCATTACAAAACTACTACCTGACCATATTGGAATTCAAACATTCCAGCTTGGAATAGAACTTGGGCTATCAGTTGTTGAGATGCAACACATTGCAATGAACCACGTGACAAATCTTCGTGGTCAAACAGAGGAGGTTCTGAACACATGGAGGACACTTCCCGAAGCTACTTATGAAGTTTTAGTCAATGCTCTCCATCGGCTTGATTTATCTAGTGTATTATCATACATAACATATGAAGAAGCATCAGAAGAAATATTAAAAGTAGGATTAGAAAGAAAGGTAGAAGTAGGATTAGAGGAACAAATAGAAGTAGAATTAGAGGACTTAGTAGAAGTAGAATTAGAGGAACAAATAGAAATAGGATTAGGAGAACAGGTTAAAG AGAGGATTATACAAGATATCGAAATCAGTCAGATTTTAGATTATATGATAACACATTTAGTGATATCATCTGATGATAGACGTCGTATTGAGCAGCATGCTGGACAAGACGATCAGAATAAAGCCTTGCTTGCAGTAGTGAAGAAAAGGGGAGAGTCTACTTATACAGTGTTTGTTGATGCACTACGGATAAGTGGATACACTGATTTAGCAGATGAATTGAAACGCCATTCACACGAAGAGGGCTCAAATGAAGCATTAGAACCACCTCCAAATGAAG GATTGTCAGGGTGGACTGTTCCAGTGTATAGAGTTCGTCTACAGAAGAATTACTCAAATATCATTGACTGTATAAATCATGAGAAAATAGTAGATCATTTAATATCACGTGATATTTTGACAATAGCTGATAGTCAAATGATAAATGCCTGTCCAGCACAAATTCAAAAGAACAGAAAACTAATGGACATTCTTTTACATGGAAGTGAAAAGGGATTTATTGAATTTCTAAAAGCTTTACGAGAAGACTCTGTTACTACTGAACTGGCAGATGAAATAGAAAACACATTGGTTACAAGCAGAAATATATCAACCATTCATAGTTGCTACAAATACACTTGA